One Takifugu flavidus isolate HTHZ2018 unplaced genomic scaffold, ASM371156v2 ctg416, whole genome shotgun sequence genomic region harbors:
- the LOC130520532 gene encoding uncharacterized protein LOC130520532 isoform X1, with amino-acid sequence MFSTKLGFAVVGFILNSGVLGKGSRICALKGTSLNLSCSAEHSTIPKWFKLDGTNWTEVSVNGSSLKHQISKDTHTTLSVTGLTKDDKTSYCCNEKPENCDKDPIQLTVTALQVKVFPTTDGQTVTLMCSTACTLTDRPAAYIWYRNSELLYQDWSPWYQEMVTSDKTVRYSCAIKGYEALRAPAVTVESVSSTCFTVSYNDGRICLYNHTSVKGPCSITYPTGSLSPSLTINPLTTLILSSFHFTLHLFVFSYCYVVPIYRTLASIITGFLQFICDICIFLLLTMILCLPSSLRNIC; translated from the exons atgttttcaacaaaactGGGATTTGCCGTGGTTGGTTTCATCCTCAACTCAG gggttctggggaaaggcagccgcatctgtgccttaaaaggtacttcattgaatctgtcctgctcagctgaacattctacaatcccaaaatggttcaagctggaTGGAACCAATTGGACAGAGGTGTCTGTAAATGGAAGTAgcctaaaacaccagatatctaaagatacccacaCGACTTTATCAGTCACAGGTTTgacaaaggacgacaaaacctcttactgctgcaatgagaaaccagaaaactgcgaTAAAGACcccattcagctcactgttacag ccctgcaggtgaaggtgtttcccaccacagacggacagacggtaacactgatgtgcagcaccgcctgtacgctgactgacagacctgctgcctacatctggtacaggaactcagagcttctctatcaagactggtctccatggtaccaggagatggtcaccagtgacaaaacagtcagatactcctgcgccatcaaaggctacgaggctctcagagctcctgcagtcacagtgg agtcggtctcctctacctgctttacggtgtcctacaatgatgggagaatatgtttgtacaaccacacttcagtgaaaggaccctgctccatcacgtaccccacaggttcactttctccatcactcacaatcaatcctctcacaacactgatcctttcatcatttcatttcactcttcatttgtttgtgttttcttactgttacgtagttcccatttacagGACCCTCGCttccattatcacaggttttcttcagtttatatgtgatatctgtatttttctacttttaaccatgattctatgtttaccatcttctctcagaaatatatgttga
- the LOC130520532 gene encoding uncharacterized protein LOC130520532 isoform X2, with protein sequence MFSTKLGFAVVGFILNSGVLGKGSRICALKGTSLNLSCSAEHSTIPKWFKLDGTNWTEVSVNGSSLKHQISKDTHTTLSVTGLTKDDKTSYCCNEKPENCDKDPIQLTVTALQVKVFPTTDGQTVTLMCSTACTLTDRPAAYIWYRNSELLYQDWSPWYQEMVTSDKTVRYSCAIKGYEALRAPAVTVGQLCFAGVSTNKVILQFI encoded by the exons atgttttcaacaaaactGGGATTTGCCGTGGTTGGTTTCATCCTCAACTCAG gggttctggggaaaggcagccgcatctgtgccttaaaaggtacttcattgaatctgtcctgctcagctgaacattctacaatcccaaaatggttcaagctggaTGGAACCAATTGGACAGAGGTGTCTGTAAATGGAAGTAgcctaaaacaccagatatctaaagatacccacaCGACTTTATCAGTCACAGGTTTgacaaaggacgacaaaacctcttactgctgcaatgagaaaccagaaaactgcgaTAAAGACcccattcagctcactgttacag ccctgcaggtgaaggtgtttcccaccacagacggacagacggtaacactgatgtgcagcaccgcctgtacgctgactgacagacctgctgcctacatctggtacaggaactcagagcttctctatcaagactggtctccatggtaccaggagatggtcaccagtgacaaaacagtcagatactcctgcgccatcaaaggctacgaggctctcagagctcctgcagtcacagtgggtcagttatgttTCGCTGGCGTTTCAACCAAcaaagtaatcctgcagtttatttaa